AGTTCTATCGCACCTTCCGGCGGTCAGAACTCCCGGTCGCCTTTTCCGCTGGCTTTTCTCCCCATCCCCTGGTCTCCTTCGGGCCGCCCCTGCCGGTGGGTGTCACTTCCCGAGGGGAGTACCTTGATGTGCAATTGGCGGCTTCTTATTCGGGTAATCTCACCCGGGACTTGGCTCCCTTTTTACCCAAAGGGATTATGATTCTGGAAAATCGGCTCTTACGGAGGAGAGTAGATTCTTTGGGTAAGGCGGTTAATTTAGCGGAGTACGAAATAAGGTTTCCTCCTTCCCTTTTTTGGGGTCGGGATATGGTTTTTAAGCGGCAGAAAGAGATTCCCCATCTCTTCCGGGTTGAGTTTAATGGGGATTCTCTCTCGGTCTTTATCGCTATCGCCCCCGGGGTGCGCCTCTTTACCGTCCTCTCTCAACTTTTTGGCTGGGAGGAGGAGAAGACGAAATTATTGGTGATTGAAAGGAAAGATTGTTATATATTAAAAAACGGTCGGGTCTTTACCCCTCTGGATGATATTTAGGGAGGATTTTTATGAAGGTGAATGTCAAGTTAATCTTCTCTTCATATTACAATGACAATCGTTGTGCCCTCTTGGAAGGGGAGAGGCTTTCAGAATTTTATATTGAAGGACCAAATACCAGAAGTGAAGTGGGGCGGATTTATAAGGGGAGGGTAGAAAATGTGGTAAAAGGATTAAGGGGGGCTTTTGTTAATCTCGGTCTGAAGAAGAATGGTTTCTTACCTTTAGCGGAAATTCCCGATGAGGCATTTTGGGAGAGGGAAGAGGTGAAACAGGAGGGAACGGTTGTTAATCCGGGAGATGAGATCCTTTGTCAGGTGGTGAAGGAGGCGATGGGCGATAAGGGTTCGCGTCTCACCTCCTATGTCCACATCCCCGGACATTATTTGGTCTACTTCCCCACGGTGGACCGGATTGGTATCTCTCAGAGGATAAGAGAGAAAAAGGAAAGGCTCCGCCTTCGGGATCTGGTGAGAAGGATAAAGAAACCCGGCGTGGGGATTATAATTAGGACAGCAGCAGAGTTTGCCAGTGAAGAGAGTATCCAGAAGGAATACCTCTTCTTGGAGAAGATTTATGAGGAGATCAAAAGGAATTGGGAGAAGGTAAAGGCGCCCGCCCTCCTTTACCAAGAACCGCCATTTCCGATCCGGATGGTTCGCGATCTCTTCACCCCAGATACTGAGGTTATCTACTGTGATAATAAGGAGACCTACGAGGTGATCCACGCTTATCTCCAAAGTTTGAACCCGGAGTTGGTCTCTCGGTTAAAACTCTATGAGGGAGAAAAGCCCATCTTTGAGAAGATGCGGATTGAAGAGGAGTTGAAAAAGGCATTGGAAAGGAAGATTTGGTTAAAATCGGGTGGGTTCATCACCATTGACCAGACAGAAGCGGTGGTGGCGATTGATGTGAACACGGGTCGTTTTGCTCAAGAAGAAGACCCGGAGACTTTAATCCTCCAGACAAATTTGGAAGCGGCTTCGGAAATTGCCCGCTTGATTCGTCTGCGGGACCTCTCCGGCTTGATCATCATTGACTTTATAGATATGCAGGAGCCAAAGAATATGGAGCGGGTGGTGGAAGAGTTAAAACTCTGTCTGGAGAACGACCGGGCAAAATCCGACTTTGCCCGGATCAGTCGGTTCGGTATCTTGGAGATGACTCGGGAGAAGATTAGACCTTCCCTTTTTGACTCCCTCTTTGAAACCTGTCCGGTCTGTTTCGGCCGGGGAAGAATTCCTAATCGTTACGAGATTGCGGTGAAGATAAAAAATCAACTCTCGGCGAAAGCGGAGAACATCAAAGGGAAAAGGGTGAAACTCTTGGTCTCCCAATTTTTACACAGTTATCTTATGGAAGATTGGCAAGAGGATTTAAAAAAGTTGATTAAGGATCTAAAAATTGCCATTGATCTAAAATCTTCACCCGAATTACCGCCGACAGGATTTAAGATTATGATAGAAAATTAAGAGAGGTTTATTTTCGCAAGGTATCACCAGTCACGGTAACTATAATTCGTTTGGTCAAAAATCTCTACCACTAAAGTACTTATGATCACTGTTAATGCTTGCAGAGATATATTGATTTCCCGAGTTTTTTCATTATATTAAATTTTTATGGATTTAAAAAGGATTAGAAATATTGGGTTTGCCGCGCATATTGATGCCGGAAAGACAACAACCACGGAAAGGGTTTTGTATTATACCGGAAAGATTTATAGAATGGGTGAGGTTGATGAAGGAACCGCGACCATGGATTGGATGGAGCAGGAAAAGGAAAGGGGAATTACGATCACCGCTGCCACAACCACCACCTTCTGGAAAGACCACCGCATAAATATTATTGATACCCCAGGTCATGTTGACTTCACGATTGAAGTAGAAAGGTGTATGAAGGTCTTAGATGGGGTGATAATTGTCTTCTGCGGGGTGGGTGGGGTTGAGGTGCAATCGGAAACGGTCTGGCGCCAGGCGGATAGATACGGTGTGCCGCGGATTGCCTTCGTTAATAAATTAGATAGAACCGGTTCGGATTTCTACCGGGTTTTGAAGATGATGGAGGAGAAGTTTGCTCAAAAGCCCGTGCCCATCCAAATACCGATCGGCAAAGAAGAGAATTTTATTGGCGTTGTGGATATTATTGAGGAAAAGGGTTATATCTGGAAGGAGGAGACATTAGGCAAGGAATATGAGGTGATCCCAATTCCCGAAGATTTGTTAAAGGAGGTAAAAAATTTAAGGGAAGATTTAATTTCTATCTTATGCGATTATGATGAGGATTTATTAAGAAGGTTTATCGGGGAAGAGAAAATTGAGCCGGAGGAGATAAAAAGGGCATTAGCCAAGGCAACTAAGGCGATAAAAATTTTTCCGGTGCTCTGCGGCAGCGCCTTGAAATATAAAGGGATTCAATTGCTCTTGGATGCGATTGTGGAGTATCTCCCTTCGCCCTTAGATTTGCCACCGGTGAAGGGGATAAACCCAAAAACGAAAAAGGAAGAGAAGCGAGAACCAAATCCCGAAGGTCCCCTGGCCGGTCTTATCTTTAAGATTATGCACGACCCGCACCGGGGTATCCTTTCCTATGTCCGGATTTATTCCGGAATCTTAAAGACCAATTCTCCTTTCCTTTTAGTGCCGGCGATGAGGCAAGAGAGAGCCAACCGATTACTTTTAATGCACGCTAACCGACCCGAAGAGGTTAATTCTCTCGCGGCGGGTGAGATTGGGGTGATTGTTGGGTTAAGGGATGTTAAGACCGGTTGGACGATTTGTGACCCGGAATATCCGATTGCCTTTGAGGCGATGGAGTTTCCCGAGCCGGTTGTCTTTCTGGCGATTGAGCCGAAGACAAAGATGGAAGAGCCAAAGTTAAAGACCGCCTTGAAATATCTCTCCTTAGAAGACCCAACCTTTAAGATGAAAGAGGATGAAGAGACGGGTCAGATAATCATTTCGGGAATGGGCGAATTGCATCTGGATATTATTATGGAAAGGTTATCAAGGAATTATGGGGTAAATTTAAGAAAAGGAAAACCCCAGGTTTCCTATCGGGAGACAATTACCAAAGAGAGCATCAGCAGAGGAAAATTCTTAAAGGCGATTGAAGAACGAGAGCATTACGGAGAGGTGGAGTTGCGTTTGGAACCTGGTCATCAGGGGATAAATATCATCTTTGAGACAGAGATTATCCCCAAGAATTTTCATCCGGCGATTGAAAAGGGTATCTTAGATTCTTGTGCTTCGGGAATTTTTGCCGGTTATCCGATAACCAATATTCTGATTGCGGTGATTGACGGGGCGTATGACCCAAGCCGGTCCAC
This sequence is a window from candidate division WOR-3 bacterium. Protein-coding genes within it:
- the fusA gene encoding elongation factor G, with amino-acid sequence MDLKRIRNIGFAAHIDAGKTTTTERVLYYTGKIYRMGEVDEGTATMDWMEQEKERGITITAATTTTFWKDHRINIIDTPGHVDFTIEVERCMKVLDGVIIVFCGVGGVEVQSETVWRQADRYGVPRIAFVNKLDRTGSDFYRVLKMMEEKFAQKPVPIQIPIGKEENFIGVVDIIEEKGYIWKEETLGKEYEVIPIPEDLLKEVKNLREDLISILCDYDEDLLRRFIGEEKIEPEEIKRALAKATKAIKIFPVLCGSALKYKGIQLLLDAIVEYLPSPLDLPPVKGINPKTKKEEKREPNPEGPLAGLIFKIMHDPHRGILSYVRIYSGILKTNSPFLLVPAMRQERANRLLLMHANRPEEVNSLAAGEIGVIVGLRDVKTGWTICDPEYPIAFEAMEFPEPVVFLAIEPKTKMEEPKLKTALKYLSLEDPTFKMKEDEETGQIIISGMGELHLDIIMERLSRNYGVNLRKGKPQVSYRETITKESISRGKFLKAIEEREHYGEVELRLEPGHQGINIIFETEIIPKNFHPAIEKGILDSCASGIFAGYPITNILIAVIDGAYDPSRSTDLAFTVASSLAFQSAFQKGSPSLLEPIMSIEIICPDEYTGSVISDLASRRGKVLTIEQLKGYKMLLGEVPLSETFGYATAIRSLTSGRGTYSIQFLRYELIPEEERRRLFPYLT
- a CDS encoding Rne/Rng family ribonuclease — protein: MKVNVKLIFSSYYNDNRCALLEGERLSEFYIEGPNTRSEVGRIYKGRVENVVKGLRGAFVNLGLKKNGFLPLAEIPDEAFWEREEVKQEGTVVNPGDEILCQVVKEAMGDKGSRLTSYVHIPGHYLVYFPTVDRIGISQRIREKKERLRLRDLVRRIKKPGVGIIIRTAAEFASEESIQKEYLFLEKIYEEIKRNWEKVKAPALLYQEPPFPIRMVRDLFTPDTEVIYCDNKETYEVIHAYLQSLNPELVSRLKLYEGEKPIFEKMRIEEELKKALERKIWLKSGGFITIDQTEAVVAIDVNTGRFAQEEDPETLILQTNLEAASEIARLIRLRDLSGLIIIDFIDMQEPKNMERVVEELKLCLENDRAKSDFARISRFGILEMTREKIRPSLFDSLFETCPVCFGRGRIPNRYEIAVKIKNQLSAKAENIKGKRVKLLVSQFLHSYLMEDWQEDLKKLIKDLKIAIDLKSSPELPPTGFKIMIEN